The DNA region GATAGTTGAGATTCTCTGTTATACCGAGTTTGCTCTTCCCCTTCATTCTCGGATTGAAGGTGTATGGAATCTCGACAAGTTTTGTTCCGGATCCCTTTACCAGTATCTCAAGAAGGATCTTGTATCCGCTCGAGTTTATTCTTTCCTGATCAATAATTTCCTTCCTGAAGATGAAGAAACCGGACATGGGATCAGTGAGGGTTTTCGTCTCCTGGATCATCAGGTGAGCGATGAATGTCGCGCCCTTAGATACTAATTTCCTGAAGAAAGAGAACTCCTGCGCACTTCCTCCGGCCATATATCTAGAAGCTATGACCATGTCATTCCCTTTCTGGATTGCCGAGTACATGTTCACAAGGGCCTCTGGCGGATGCTGGAGATCAGCATCCATAACCGCTATATACTTACCGGTTGCCAACTTCATTCCATCCCGTATGGCGGTTGCGAGACCAAGCTTGGATCCGCGTTCAAGGACCTTCACATTCCCGTATTTATCCCCTATGCTTTCAGCGATCTTTGCAGTTCCATCAGGGCTCCCATCATCTATTATAATTATCTCCAGGTCGAGTTTCAGTGCTTCAAGTTTCTGGATGAGATCTGCAATGTTTTCTGCCTCATTATACGTGGGTATTTCAACGGAAATTTCGACCAGGGTTATCCCTCTCCATTAATCAATTTCAATCTACTGTTCTGCCTTCCTGCGGCGTCACTGTCAAGAGGAGGGAACCCATGAAAGCATTAAAATTATCGCTTTTGTACTGTAAATGGGCGAAAGCGAATTGAATTGTGCCTGGCAGAGAGGGTTTTGCTGAGCCATTTATAAGAGAAAGGTTGGAGATCCTCACAGACGAGAAGCCCTGATACTGCGAGTTCAGTTCGTAGCTAAGAGATGATAAGGGTTGATCCAGTGGAATATTCGGATATTGTGAATGAATTGATCTGTTAAACGCATTGAAGTTCAGGGATTTTTGGTCTGTAAAGTAAACGTAACTCCCATCGCTCAAAGGGCTTACAAGGTTATTTAGATTACTGTTGCCGTTGTATTCAATGTAAAAGAGGAATTCATTTATTGAAAGCACAGGACCATATGATGATGTCCATGGCGCAGTTTCATTGTATGTCAGACCACCGGCGATAACGGAGGCTGAATAATTGAGGGAATAGTTGAATTTGACAAGGTAGCTGTAGTCAATATAGGAAGTGATGCTCTCCTTCACTGGTGACTTCATGCCTGAGTCGTTGGCAGTCATTATTACGCCGTTGGGAATTGATACAGGTAACGATCCGCCGGCCGAAGAAAGCCATTTCCAGCCAGGGTATGCGTACCCGGTTGTTACATCCATGGGATACATGAGGCTCGGATTATTTATCGGGGTAAAAACTGAAGGAAGCGTCTTATTATAGAGAAATGTTGCAGGGGCCATTGTGGTGATGTTACTGTATGCAGTCACCGTAAAGAATGTTGTCTTTGCGGGAAGAAGATAGCTGGCATCCAAAGGATAGATGTCGATTATGTTATTTCCGGCATGTACGTGATATGTATCTCCATACCATAGCATGCCGTTTGATCCGCCATTTCCATCGGCTATGGAATTTGGAAAGATCCTGTAATTAAGCCCAAGGCTGGGCGGATCCCCCATAGAGGGCAAATAGGACACATTGAGCTGCATGTAGGTGATGTTACCCGCTATCAAATCTGGATTACCAACGCTGTTTACTTTAATTGTCACTGGGCTAGTTACTGTCTGAGAGTAATAAAATCCAGCCGAAATCACAGTGGCGAGAAATATAAGTATAACAACGACCACCGCCGTAGCTTTCTTGTTCCTTATTGCTGACTTCTCAAAAGCTAAAAGGAAATATAATTTTGATCTTGGTACTGCTTTGGGCGAAGCATTATTTGAGGGCTCTTTTGTGAGGAAATCAGGCAGGATCAGGAGTACCAGGAGAGGCCAGTATATGAGGTAATTTATCAGAGACCTGTAATCCAGGAGAAGTATGATCACAGGGAAAGCAAAAAAACCGTACTTGAAACGGTCATAATGGATAATATATATAAAAAACAGCGTAATCGTGAGGGCAATCAGGCATACTGAAAAAAATTCTGGAGGGAGAGGGATAACGCCTGTGAATGAAAGTATTGAAGGCCCAATACCTATCCCTATAATCTTCTGGGAGATTATTGAAACAACATTTGAAAGCCAGTCCATGGGATTCTGCGCTATATACAGGGCATTAACAGAAAAAAAGGAAATAGCTGTGAATCCGGTGAAAGAGAACACACTTCTTTCCCTGGAAACGTTCTCCTTGTAAATAAAGTAGAGAAAGAATGGAAATATTATGGCAGGTATTTGTTTGAATGCCACTGACAATCCATAAAAGAGGCCAGAAATCCACGGCTTTTTTCTGAATGCGTATGAGAGCCCTAGGAAAAATACCCAGATTATATCTGTTACACCGGCAGATGAGAATATTCCGTACTCTGCTACAAGGCCCATTACCAGCGCGAGCACTAGCGTGCTGGGCGCGAATTTTTTCTTCTTATAATA from Thermoplasmataceae archaeon includes:
- a CDS encoding glycosyltransferase family 2 protein; its protein translation is MTLVEISVEIPTYNEAENIADLIQKLEALKLDLEIIIIDDGSPDGTAKIAESIGDKYGNVKVLERGSKLGLATAIRDGMKLATGKYIAVMDADLQHPPEALVNMYSAIQKGNDMVIASRYMAGGSAQEFSFFRKLVSKGATFIAHLMIQETKTLTDPMSGFFIFRKEIIDQERINSSGYKILLEILVKGSGTKLVEIPYTFNPRMKGKSKLGITENLNYLKLVFSLSGYRPLKFVSVGLSGILVNEGILYLLIYSGLFHGAITHPIFAAIPAIEFSILSNFVINNFWTFGNRRSGHVLSKVARYNGFAGIGGMINYVAFVLLAYGIPFNYLALNLLAIIFGVFANYVFSEMFVWPKQSEEEPK